One Campylobacter massiliensis DNA window includes the following coding sequences:
- a CDS encoding bifunctional C40 family peptidase/M15 family metallopeptidase translates to MKFDKFILSTAVAIAMLGGCVSPKDTRDAVNLPGQGANAASAYDMPEESADENLGHISYLEFDVDQNANALPILPFEAQSSGETLLQKRFNALDLKVPTIAAKDAFWALEYYKNTSKRQYFFSNMRKVPNEWFEKVRKNASVESFGKVSLPAVTTANASLRNLPTDEAVLYNPVRAGEGLPFDYAQLSFVSIGYPLYVSHFSADGAWAFVGSDAAWGWIKSTEIKILSADAVQELKNSKFLSIVKDEEPVYDKNGNFLFYGRIGAILPFQSEDQFKFYGKIQTQSGLKNYEISKQSASRFPLKFSDENVRALASSLLGQSYGWGGFGGKRDCSLFLQDFLGSFGVWLPRNSKAQGQIGKVVNLANLSAEEKLNVIKTQAVPYRTLFHMNGHIMLYAGLRENEPLAVHDVWGIRTKDNGRAMIGGVAITTLKIGSDVADIDPKRLLVSRINSMNTFEVASGEEASLAKKSAIEKAYGVKIVGNEVIFTDGSKVIFDDGEVKDTAHLLNLADVEDTFAQPYPLFKPLSLPNNDAGRYRNYELLDKIYGASEAEVKANLTDVVWLKNHGGKTLKFNSKNSAATALQAVSNELDALALQKPELLKFIDNPSGTFNWRVIEGTKRKSAHSYGIAIDINTDKSDYWRWSKDGSYRNQIPEEIVRVFEKHGFIWGGRWVSFDTMHFEYRPEFGHLR, encoded by the coding sequence TTGAAATTTGATAAATTTATACTTTCTACGGCGGTAGCTATAGCGATGCTAGGCGGCTGCGTATCGCCAAAAGATACCCGGGATGCGGTAAATTTACCGGGTCAAGGCGCTAACGCGGCGTCAGCATACGATATGCCCGAGGAGAGCGCGGACGAAAATTTAGGCCACATCAGCTATCTGGAATTTGACGTCGATCAAAATGCAAATGCGCTACCGATACTGCCTTTTGAGGCGCAGAGTAGCGGCGAAACGCTACTACAAAAACGCTTTAACGCGCTTGATCTAAAAGTGCCGACAATAGCTGCAAAAGACGCCTTTTGGGCGCTAGAGTACTATAAAAATACGTCAAAAAGGCAGTACTTTTTCTCAAATATGCGCAAAGTCCCAAACGAGTGGTTTGAAAAAGTGCGCAAAAACGCGAGCGTAGAGAGCTTCGGCAAGGTTTCTTTGCCTGCGGTAACGACGGCAAACGCGAGTCTGCGAAACCTGCCGACCGACGAGGCCGTACTCTACAATCCCGTACGCGCGGGCGAAGGGCTGCCGTTTGACTACGCTCAGCTCTCTTTCGTTTCGATCGGTTATCCGCTTTACGTTTCGCACTTTTCGGCCGACGGAGCGTGGGCGTTTGTGGGTAGCGATGCGGCCTGGGGCTGGATAAAATCGACCGAAATCAAAATTTTAAGCGCAGACGCCGTGCAGGAGCTAAAAAACTCTAAATTTTTAAGCATCGTCAAAGACGAAGAGCCCGTCTATGACAAAAACGGCAATTTTTTATTTTACGGACGCATAGGCGCGATTTTGCCCTTTCAAAGCGAGGATCAGTTTAAATTTTACGGCAAAATCCAAACCCAAAGCGGGCTAAAAAACTACGAGATCTCAAAACAAAGCGCAAGCCGCTTTCCTCTTAAATTTAGCGACGAAAACGTAAGGGCGCTGGCGTCATCGCTGCTCGGGCAAAGCTACGGCTGGGGCGGATTCGGCGGCAAGCGCGACTGCTCGCTGTTTTTGCAGGATTTCCTCGGTAGCTTTGGCGTGTGGCTACCGCGAAACTCAAAGGCGCAAGGTCAAATCGGCAAGGTCGTAAACCTAGCAAATTTAAGCGCGGAAGAAAAACTAAATGTCATCAAAACGCAAGCCGTGCCGTATAGAACGCTATTTCACATGAACGGGCACATCATGCTCTACGCGGGCCTACGCGAAAACGAACCGCTCGCCGTGCACGACGTCTGGGGTATCCGCACGAAAGATAACGGCAGAGCCATGATCGGCGGAGTGGCGATCACGACGCTAAAAATCGGCTCGGACGTAGCAGACATCGATCCAAAACGCTTGTTGGTCTCGCGGATAAATTCGATGAATACCTTTGAAGTGGCTAGCGGCGAGGAGGCGTCGCTCGCGAAAAAATCGGCAATCGAAAAAGCTTACGGCGTGAAAATAGTCGGCAACGAGGTGATTTTTACGGACGGCAGCAAGGTTATATTTGACGACGGCGAGGTAAAGGACACGGCGCATCTGCTAAATCTAGCCGACGTAGAGGATACTTTTGCGCAGCCTTATCCGCTATTTAAGCCTCTATCGCTACCTAACAATGACGCGGGCAGATACCGAAACTACGAGCTTTTGGATAAAATTTACGGCGCGAGCGAGGCGGAAGTGAAGGCAAATTTAACCGATGTCGTTTGGCTAAAAAATCACGGCGGCAAAACGCTTAAATTTAACTCCAAAAACAGCGCAGCAACCGCCTTGCAAGCCGTTTCAAACGAGCTTGACGCACTAGCCCTGCAAAAGCCCGAGTTGCTAAAATTTATCGATAACCCGTCAGGCACGTTTAACTGGCGCGTGATCGAGGGCACCAAGCGCAAGAGCGCGC